A window of the Chanodichthys erythropterus isolate Z2021 chromosome 21, ASM2448905v1, whole genome shotgun sequence genome harbors these coding sequences:
- the eevs gene encoding 2-epi-5-epi-valiolone synthase: MHLMPLYICASNMERSEEPLTVNTPEIQQSAVPCHPSLENSTMENLNKQKETVFSLVQVKGTWKRKAGKNVKQGMKGRVSAAKIYESTSSSGTTWTVVTPITFTYTVTQTKNLLDPSNDTLLLGHIRDTEQLEAVRSSTKPLKRFIVMDEVVYNLYGSQVTDYLEARHVLYRILPLPTTEENKSMEMALKILEEVHQFGIDRRTEPIIAIGGGVCLDIVGLAASLYRRRTPYIRVPTTLLSYIDASVGAKTGVNFANCKNKLGTYIAPVAAFLDRSFIQTIPRRHISNGLAEMLKMALMKHRGLFEILETQGQFLLDSKFQSAMVLEDDRIDPASFSTRVAIETMLEELAPNLWEDDLDRLVDFGHLISPELEMKVLPALLHGEAVNIDMAYMVYVAREMGLLTEDEKFRIICCMLGLELPVWHQDCTFALVQKSLCDRLQHSGGLVRMPLPTGLGRAEIFNDTNEGALFRAYEKWCDELSTGSLR; this comes from the exons ATGCACCTCATGCCATTATATATCTGCGCTTCAAATATGGAGAGATCTGAGGAACCTTTAACAGTTAATACACCTGAAATTCAGCAGTCAGCTGTTCCCTGTCACCCGTCCTTGGAGAACTCGACGATGGAAAACCTCAACAAACAGAAGGAAACCGTATTCAGCCTGGTGCAGGTGAAGGGGACGTGGAAACGCAAAGCAGGGAAAAATGTGAAGCAAGGAATGAAAGGACGAGTTTCAGCTGCTAAAAT TTACGAAAGCACCTCCTCTAGTGGCACCACCTGGACAGTGGTCACCCCCATCACCTTCACATATACAGTTACTCAGACCAAAAACCTTCTTGACCCCAGCAATGACACTCTGCTTTTGGGCCACATCAGAGACACTGAGCAGCTTGAGGCCGTACGGTCCAGCACCAAGCCCTTAAAACGCTTCATAGTCATGGATGAGGTAGTGTACAATCTCTATGGTTCCCAGGTCACCGACTACCTCGAGGCCAGGCACGTCCTGTACCGGATCCTGCCCCTGCCCACGACGGAGGAGAACAAGTCCATGGAAATGGCCTTGAAGATCCTTGAGGAAGTCCACCAGTTTGGTATCGACCGGCGCACGGAGCCCATCATTGCCATCGGAGGTGGGGTCTGCTTGGATATCGTGGGTCTCGCAGCATCCCTCTACAGAAGGCGCACTCCATACATCCGTGTTCCCACCACCCTTTTGTCCTATATCGATGCTAGTGTCGGAGCAAAGACCGGCGTGAATTTTGCAAACTGCAAAAATAAGCTAGGCACCTACATCGCACCTGTTGCTGCATTCTTGGACAGGTCGTTTATACAGACAATTCCTCGTAGACACATATCTAATGGTCTTGCAGAAATGCTGAAG ATGGCTCTCATGAAGCACAGAGGGCTGTTTGAAATTCTGGAAACGCAGGGACAGTTCCTGTTAGACTCCAAGTTTCAGTCCGCTATGGTTCTAGAAGATGACCGCATTGACCCTGCCTCTTTTTCCACCCGTGTCGCTATAGAAACCATGTTGGAAGAATTAGCTCCAAACCTGTGGGAGGATGATCTTGACAGACTGGTTGACTTCGGTCACCTGATCAGCCCGGAACTAGAGATG AAAGTCCTACCAGCTCTACTCCATGGTGAAGCAGTGAATATTGATATGGCGTACATGGTGTATGTGGCGCGTGAGATGGGGTTGCTCACAGAGGACGAGAAGTTCAGGATCATCTGCTGCATGCTGGGACTGGAGCTGCCGGTTTGGCATCAAGACTGCACTTTTGCTTTGGTGCAGAAATCTCTATGTGACAGACTACAGCATTCTGGAGGGCTCGTGAGAATGCCTTTACCAACAGGCCTCGGAAGAGCAG